A genomic stretch from Scatophagus argus isolate fScaArg1 chromosome 19, fScaArg1.pri, whole genome shotgun sequence includes:
- the eif2b4 gene encoding translation initiation factor eIF-2B subunit delta gives MADSGETEGPDRKDDIERSKKEGKELTKEEKQRLRKEKKQQKKSKDKKDDKASQDGEKEKKPVSTPSLALQPPMQPSAQKAPSAVPAPVPAPASETPAQADKPAKSKAELKAERRARQEAERASKQGKKGEVGQQATTGKPKVQPSELQPVVKRLPEHIQVDNPEVLKKLAKKLERQQIPLRSDYGHKVSLFSHLHQYSRKAPLTQQLGIPSTVIHPAIVRLGLQYSQGIVAGSNARSVALLHAFKQVISDYTTPPNEELSRDLVNKLKPYISFLNQCRPLSASMGNAIKYIKKEISNIPSQCKEEEAKNKLLNCIDCYINEKIILAAEAIAKSSIEKISDGDVILVYGCSSLVNHILCEAFEKNRKFRVIVVDSRPRLEGREALRRLVQRGISCTYVLISAVSYILPEVSKVFLGAHALLANGYVMSRVGTSQIALVAKAFNVPVLVCCETYKFCERVQTDSFVSNELDDPDDLIVTRTGKTQLEHWQEVPSLGLLNLVYDVTPPDFVDLVITDLGMIPCTSVPVVLRVKNVDQ, from the exons ATGGCTGACAGTGGGGAGACAG AAGGACCTGACAGGAAAGATGACATTGAACGATCAAAG AAAGAAGGCAAAGAGCTGACCAAAGAGGAGAAGCAACGgctgagaaaagagaagaaacagcagaagaaaagcaaagataaaaaagaTGACAAGGCTTCACAGGACGGcgagaaagaaaagaagccCGTCAGTACACCTTCTCTGGCTCTTCAGCCTCCAATGCAACCCTCAGCACAGAAAG ctccttcagcggtACCTGCTCCGGTTCCTGCGCCTGCCTCAGAAACTCCTGCACAGGCAGACAAGCCTGCTAAGAGTAAGGCAGAGCTGAAAGCTGAGAGGAGAGCTCGCCAAGAGGCTGAAAGGGCCTCCAAGCAGGGGAAGAAGGGAGAGGTGGGGCAGCAGGCCACCACAGGCAAACCTAAAGTGCAGCCCAGTGAGCTGCAGCCAG tggtgAAGAGGCTCCCGGAACATATCCAGGTGGACAACCCGGAGGTTTTAAAGAAACTGGCAAAAAAATTGGAAAGACAGCAG ATCCCACTCCGGTCAGACTACGGCCACAAAGTCAGCCTGTTTTCTCACCTCCACCAGTACAGTCGCAAAGCCCCTCTAACACAGCAACTCGG CATTCCCTCCACCGTGATTCATCCTGCTATTGTTCGATTGGGTCTCCAGTATTCACAGGGCATCGTAGCAGGGTCCAATGCTCGCTCTGTCGCCCTGCTGCATGCCTTCAAACAG gTAATAAGCGACTATACTACACCCCCGAATGAGGAGCTATCTAGAGACTTGGTCAACAAGCTGAAGCCTTATATCAG ttttttGAATCAGTGTCGCCCTCTGTCAGCCAGCATGGGTAATGCAATCAAATACATCAAGAAAGAGATCTCCAATATTCCAAGTCAATGCAAAGAAGAGGAG GCAAAGAACAAACTGCTGAACTGTATCGATTGCTACATTAATGAGAAGATTATCCTTGCTGCCGAAGCGATTGCAAAGTCCTCCATAGAAAAGATCAGTGATGGAGATGTTATCCTAGTTTATGGATG CTCCTCGCTGGTAAACCACATCCTGTGCGAGGCttttgagaaaaacaggaagttccGAGTGATTGTGGTGGACAGCAGGCCTCGACTGGAGGGCCGGGAGGCTCTGAGACGCCTCGTCCAGAGAGGCATCAGCTGCACCTATGTCCTTATCTCAGCTGTCTCCTACATCCTTCCAGAG GTATCAAAGGTTTTCCTTGGTGCTCACGCTTTGCTGGCCAACGGTTACGTCATGTCTCGTGTGGGGACATCACAGATAGCTCTGGTGGCCAAAGCCTTTAACGTGCCTGTGCTGGTGTGTTGTGAGACCTACAAGTTTTGTGAGAGGGTGCAGACAGACTCCTTCGTGTCAAATGAACTAG ATGACCCCGATGACCTCATTGTGACCCGCACAGGGAAGACCCAGCTAGAGCACTGGCAGGAAGTGCCCTCTCTTGGCTTGCTTAACCTGGTGTATGATGTGACACCGCCTGATTTTGTGGACCTAGTCATCACAGATCTGGGAATGATCCCGTGCACATCGGTCCCTGTGGTGCTGCGAGTCAAGAATGTGGACCAGTGA
- the atraid gene encoding all-trans retinoic acid-induced differentiation factor, translated as MKMKAGCSQLKPVVLIFIFNLCFYASYQLTELKVCKLCAGAVLNGTAVGQFCSSSAGRIDGRCCLRNDNTSDPEHIIGLDLSNCSLAHVEDLQGASTALMIDLSLNPIVNISDTAFQGFIELNYLILPQDIFCPGGNTSWEKVEVKEGNRRCEGQKDMCNQTGQLSIICPENSLCGPYGPGFFECSCAGNYHGYKCLREGEFPALQVFGPLGASTVVISFLLWVTQRRNVKAL; from the exons atgaaaatgaaagctggGTGCAGCCAGCTGAAACCTGTAGtgcttatttttatctttaatttatgtttttacgCAAGTTACCAGCTGACTGAGCTGAAG GTATGTAAGCTCTGCGCCGGTGCAGTCCTAAATGGCACCGCAGTGGGCCAGTTTTGTTCCTCGTCCGCTGGTCGGATTGACGGGCGCTGCTGCTTGAGAAACGACAACACAAGCGACCCTGAACACATCATTGG GTTGGACCTGTCCAACTGCTCACTAGCTCACGTAGAGGATCTCCAGGGAGCATCGACAGCAttaatgat AGACCTCTCTCTCAATCCCATTGTCAACATCAGTGACACAGCATTTCAAGGATTTATTGAGTTAAATTACTT GATTTTGCCGCAAGACATATTTTGTCCAGGAGGCAACACTTCTTGGGAAAAGGTCGAGGTCAAAGAGGGAAATCGTCGTTGTGAAGGCCAGAAAGATATGTGCAACCAGACTGGACAGCTGT CCATTATCTGCCCAGAGAACTCCCTCTGCGGCCCCTATGGCCCCGGCTTCTTTGAGTGCAGCTGTGCTGGCAACTATCATGGATACAAGTGTCTTCGGGAG GGCGAGTTTCCAGCCCTCCAGGTGTTTGGGCCTCTGGGAGCATCCACGGTTGTGATCTCTTTCCTGCTGTGGGTCACCCAGAGACGTAACGTTAAGGCACTCTGA